Proteins encoded by one window of Actinocorallia herbida:
- a CDS encoding cupin domain-containing protein, which translates to MSTPLYRQELSILGWAESEIGPDESRLRIPHGPQPLTMEGAVGATGRPLIGNGDIGADVIRLAAGAGFAPHTHPGHHVLTVIAGIGTITYGGRVHETRAGQVYLIEGSVPHAVGAITDHLILAVGAPHKPVDSTERMELVPYIEVLEPDRDMDCLICGASAGLPDRLHDAGCAHCPCAACVGMA; encoded by the coding sequence GTGAGCACACCCCTGTACCGCCAGGAACTGTCCATCCTCGGCTGGGCCGAGAGCGAGATCGGACCGGACGAGAGCCGACTGCGGATCCCGCACGGCCCGCAGCCCCTCACGATGGAGGGCGCCGTCGGCGCCACCGGCCGTCCGCTCATCGGCAACGGCGACATCGGCGCGGACGTCATCAGGCTCGCCGCCGGAGCCGGGTTCGCCCCGCACACCCACCCCGGCCACCACGTCCTCACCGTCATCGCGGGCATCGGGACGATCACCTACGGCGGACGCGTCCACGAGACCCGGGCCGGGCAGGTCTACCTCATCGAGGGCTCGGTGCCGCACGCCGTCGGCGCCATCACCGACCACCTCATCCTCGCCGTCGGCGCCCCGCACAAGCCCGTCGACTCCACCGAGCGCATGGAGCTCGTCCCCTATATCGAGGTCCTCGAACCCGACAGGGACATGGACTGCCTCATCTGCGGGGCGTCCGCCGGGCTGCCCGACCGGCTGCACGACGCGGGTTGCGCGCACTGCCCGTGCGCCGCGTGCGTGGGGATGGCATGA
- a CDS encoding aldehyde dehydrogenase family protein, with product MTGDLIDPRTGLVRGRLTDSGGDAAAVVARARAAAPAWAAFTPRDRARRLLALADRLDERASAYAAAEVAGTGKPAADAREEVEQAADLFRFYAGAVRAELGPGGGQLIDGHESWVRFEPLGVVAAIVPWNYPLMMAAWRCAPALAAGNTVVLKPAETTPDTALLLAEDAAILLGPGVLQTLTGGRECGTRLVEAEVDAVAFTGSGAGGLDVARRAGTRRISLELGGNCPVLVLPDAPERTWADLADAATYNAGQSCAAPARVIAVGSAYATAVAKLGAALAGRTAGRDFGPLNNAAQAERYDRLVDGAKAEVRTAGAVEADGGYFRPACLLAGLPDDDPAVTEEVFGPVLTVQPARDLDEALRLAGSVPQALAASVWTAALDTALHAARRLDAGETWVNCHLVQTAELPHGGRGASGTGTDLSVLALAEYRRPKTVTVNLR from the coding sequence ATGACCGGCGACCTGATCGACCCGCGGACCGGCCTGGTCCGCGGCAGGCTCACCGACTCCGGCGGCGACGCCGCGGCCGTCGTCGCCCGGGCCAGGGCCGCGGCGCCCGCTTGGGCGGCGTTCACCCCGCGCGACCGGGCACGGCGGCTGCTTGCGCTGGCCGACCGGCTCGACGAGCGGGCCTCCGCCTACGCCGCGGCCGAGGTGGCCGGGACCGGCAAGCCCGCGGCCGACGCGCGCGAGGAGGTCGAGCAGGCCGCCGACCTGTTCCGCTTCTACGCGGGCGCCGTCCGGGCCGAACTCGGGCCCGGCGGCGGGCAGCTCATCGACGGGCACGAGAGCTGGGTCCGCTTCGAACCGCTCGGCGTCGTCGCCGCGATCGTCCCGTGGAACTACCCGCTCATGATGGCGGCCTGGCGGTGCGCGCCCGCCCTGGCCGCGGGCAACACCGTCGTCCTCAAGCCCGCCGAGACCACCCCCGACACCGCCCTGCTCCTCGCCGAGGACGCCGCGATCCTGCTGGGGCCCGGTGTGCTCCAGACCCTCACCGGGGGGCGGGAGTGCGGCACCCGCCTCGTCGAGGCCGAGGTGGACGCCGTCGCGTTCACCGGCAGCGGCGCCGGAGGGCTCGACGTGGCGCGGCGGGCCGGGACCCGCCGGATCAGCCTCGAACTCGGCGGGAACTGCCCGGTCCTCGTCCTGCCCGACGCGCCGGAGCGCACCTGGGCGGACCTCGCCGACGCCGCCACCTACAACGCGGGGCAGAGCTGCGCCGCGCCCGCCCGCGTCATCGCGGTCGGCTCCGCCTACGCCACGGCGGTCGCCAAGCTCGGCGCGGCCCTGGCCGGACGGACCGCGGGCCGCGACTTCGGACCGCTCAACAACGCCGCCCAGGCCGAGCGCTACGACCGGCTCGTCGACGGGGCCAAGGCCGAGGTCCGCACGGCCGGGGCGGTCGAGGCCGACGGCGGCTACTTCCGGCCCGCGTGCCTGCTCGCCGGGCTGCCCGACGACGACCCCGCCGTCACCGAGGAGGTCTTCGGGCCCGTCCTCACCGTCCAGCCCGCCCGCGACCTCGACGAGGCGCTCCGGCTGGCCGGATCGGTGCCGCAGGCGCTCGCGGCCAGCGTGTGGACGGCCGCCCTGGACACCGCGCTGCACGCCGCGCGGCGCCTGGACGCGGGCGAGACCTGGGTCAACTGCCATCTCGTGCAGACCGCGGAGCTCCCGCACGGCGGGCGCGGCGCGTCCGGGACCGGGACCGACCTGAGCGTGCTGGCGCTCGCCGAGTACCGCAGGCCCAAGACCGTCACCGTGAACCTGCGCTGA
- a CDS encoding AfsR/SARP family transcriptional regulator, which translates to MRFLLLGNLEVLDQVGRSVELTRAKHRQLVGMLLLRANQAVSVDQLVDGMWPVVPPQFAKGNLKTYVSAVRRAVAAAECEIETVPRGYRLSVRPELVDILRFEAMLRASARVGCDAERAVLLEDALGMWRGEALQDLVFEGGPLRDAATRLREKRLAAIQDIADLCVRLGRHREAIDHLRVALGLEPLRERLWQSLMVALYRDGRQAEALSAYREFRQLLVDTIGLEPGCDLQSLHGRILCGDAALSAGSR; encoded by the coding sequence ATGCGCTTCCTTCTGCTAGGTAATCTCGAGGTGCTCGACCAGGTCGGCCGGTCCGTCGAACTGACCCGCGCCAAGCACCGCCAGCTCGTGGGCATGCTGCTGCTGCGGGCCAACCAGGCGGTCTCGGTGGACCAGCTCGTGGACGGCATGTGGCCCGTCGTCCCCCCTCAGTTCGCCAAGGGGAACCTGAAGACGTACGTGTCGGCGGTGCGCCGCGCGGTGGCCGCCGCCGAGTGCGAGATCGAGACCGTGCCGCGCGGCTACCGGTTGTCGGTGCGCCCCGAGCTGGTGGACATCCTGCGGTTCGAGGCGATGCTGCGGGCGTCGGCGCGGGTGGGCTGCGACGCGGAGCGCGCCGTCCTGCTCGAGGACGCGCTCGGGATGTGGCGCGGCGAGGCGCTCCAGGACCTGGTCTTCGAGGGCGGACCGCTGCGGGACGCCGCGACGCGCCTGCGCGAGAAGCGCCTCGCGGCGATCCAGGACATCGCCGACCTGTGCGTGCGCTTGGGCCGCCACCGCGAGGCGATCGACCACCTCCGGGTCGCGCTCGGCCTTGAGCCGCTGCGCGAGCGGCTGTGGCAGAGCCTCATGGTCGCGCTGTACCGGGACGGCCGGCAGGCCGAGGCGCTCTCGGCCTACCGCGAGTTCCGGCAGCTGCTCGTCGACACGATCGGGCTGGAGCCCGGCTGCGACCTCCAGTCCCTGCACGGCAGGATCCTGTGCGGCGACGCGGCGCTCAGCGCAGGTTCACGGTGA
- a CDS encoding glycine hydroxymethyltransferase, translated as MTEIRAQDGTVSAAFQSALEVIRRSDPRIADAISSELTDQRESLKLIASENYASPAVLLAMGNWLSDKYAEGTAGRRFYAGCRNVDTVEALAAEYARDLFGARHAYVQPHSGIDANLVAYWAVLAQKVESPALAKAGVRGVNDLGDADWARLRADLGDQRMLGMSLDAGGHLTHGFRPNISGKMFDQRSYGTDPATGLLDYAAVREAAREFRPLILVAGYSAYPRLVNFRIMREIADEVGATLMVDMAHFAGLVAGRVLTGDFDPVPHAQIVTTTTHKSLRGPRGGMVLCDDEFADSVDRGCPLVLGGPLPHVMAAKAIALGEARRPEFRDYAARVVDNSRALAEGLLRRSATLVTGGTDNHLVIIDVSRYGLTGRQAESALLDAGIVTNRNAIPRDPNGAWYTSGVRIGTPALTTRGFGTAEMDEIAELIDQVLHGTEPAPGKDGRPSQALYRLKDGLAEHISGRAAEMLAKNPLYPEIDLP; from the coding sequence ATGACCGAGATTCGGGCACAGGACGGTACGGTTTCGGCGGCATTTCAGAGCGCGCTCGAGGTGATCAGGCGGAGCGACCCGCGAATCGCGGACGCGATCTCGTCGGAACTGACCGACCAGCGCGAGTCGCTGAAGTTGATCGCGAGTGAGAACTACGCCTCCCCGGCGGTTCTGCTGGCGATGGGAAACTGGCTCAGCGACAAATACGCCGAAGGAACGGCGGGGCGGCGCTTCTATGCGGGCTGCCGCAACGTGGACACCGTCGAGGCACTCGCCGCCGAGTACGCTCGCGACCTGTTCGGCGCCCGGCACGCCTACGTTCAGCCGCACTCGGGCATCGACGCCAACCTCGTCGCGTACTGGGCGGTCCTCGCCCAGAAGGTGGAGTCCCCGGCACTGGCCAAGGCGGGCGTCCGCGGCGTCAACGACCTCGGGGACGCCGACTGGGCCCGGCTGCGCGCCGACCTCGGCGACCAGCGGATGCTCGGCATGTCCCTGGACGCCGGCGGCCACCTCACCCACGGATTCCGCCCGAACATCTCGGGCAAGATGTTCGACCAGCGCAGCTACGGTACCGACCCGGCGACGGGCCTGCTGGACTACGCGGCGGTCCGGGAGGCGGCCCGCGAGTTCCGGCCGCTCATCCTGGTCGCCGGGTACTCCGCCTACCCGAGGCTGGTGAACTTCCGGATCATGCGGGAGATCGCCGACGAGGTCGGCGCGACCCTGATGGTGGACATGGCGCACTTCGCCGGACTCGTCGCGGGACGGGTGCTGACCGGGGACTTCGACCCGGTCCCGCATGCCCAGATCGTCACCACGACGACGCACAAGTCCCTGCGCGGCCCGCGCGGCGGCATGGTCCTGTGCGACGACGAGTTCGCCGACAGCGTCGACCGGGGCTGCCCGCTGGTGCTCGGCGGCCCGCTGCCGCACGTGATGGCCGCCAAGGCCATCGCGCTGGGCGAGGCCCGGCGGCCGGAGTTCCGCGACTACGCCGCGCGCGTCGTGGACAACTCCCGGGCCCTGGCCGAGGGCCTGCTGCGCCGGTCGGCGACGCTCGTCACCGGAGGGACCGACAACCACCTGGTGATCATCGACGTCTCCCGGTACGGCCTCACCGGACGCCAGGCCGAGTCGGCCCTGCTCGACGCGGGGATCGTCACCAACCGCAACGCGATCCCGCGCGACCCCAACGGCGCCTGGTACACCAGCGGCGTGCGGATCGGCACACCCGCCCTCACCACCCGCGGCTTCGGCACCGCCGAGATGGACGAGATCGCCGAGCTCATCGACCAGGTCCTGCACGGCACGGAGCCCGCGCCGGGCAAGGACGGCCGCCCGTCCCAGGCGCTCTACCGCCTGAAGGACGGCCTCGCCGAGCACATCAGCGGGCGCGCCGCCGAGATGCTGGCGAAGAATCCCCTGTACCCGGAGATCGACCTGCCCTGA
- a CDS encoding cyclodeaminase/cyclohydrolase family protein encodes MRDQTVGEYLHDLAERVPAPGGGAVAALHAAQAAALLAMVARYSDGPDHAEHAETIEAVVTEADEARATALRLAEEDAAAFTAVTDAYRLPKDSDEEKARRSAAIAAALIGAAAPPAALIALGDRLAGLAETLLPIGNRNVITDVAAAADAVRAAVTTARLNVVINLTGIKDERERARLTERAGLTDDLADRAERVSAAVLQEIGE; translated from the coding sequence ATGCGCGATCAAACAGTCGGGGAGTATCTGCACGATCTCGCCGAACGGGTACCTGCGCCGGGCGGCGGCGCCGTCGCGGCCCTGCACGCGGCGCAGGCGGCCGCGCTGCTCGCCATGGTCGCCAGGTACAGCGACGGCCCCGACCACGCCGAGCACGCCGAGACGATCGAAGCCGTCGTCACCGAGGCCGACGAGGCCCGCGCCACCGCCCTGCGGCTGGCCGAAGAGGACGCCGCCGCCTTCACCGCCGTCACGGACGCCTACAGGCTCCCGAAGGATTCCGACGAGGAGAAGGCGCGGCGCTCCGCCGCGATCGCCGCCGCGCTGATCGGCGCCGCAGCGCCGCCCGCCGCGCTGATCGCGCTCGGTGACCGGCTGGCCGGCCTCGCCGAGACCCTGCTGCCCATCGGGAACCGCAACGTGATCACCGACGTGGCGGCGGCCGCCGACGCCGTCCGTGCGGCGGTGACCACGGCCCGCCTCAACGTCGTCATCAACTTGACCGGCATCAAGGACGAGCGGGAGCGGGCGCGTCTCACCGAGAGGGCCGGGCTGACCGATGACCTCGCCGACCGCGCCGAACGGGTGTCGGCGGCCGTCCTCCAGGAGATCGGCGAGTGA
- a CDS encoding bifunctional 5,10-methylenetetrahydrofolate dehydrogenase/5,10-methenyltetrahydrofolate cyclohydrolase, giving the protein MSATVLSGKELAAAVRADVAERTARLVAEGRPPRLVVVTATDDDASAWYVRSIVRASANVGLVGDVVDLGADAAPEAISARLAELGADPGVHAIMLQTPLPGSTALEEMASSIPFEKDVDGANPLSLGRLASGLPAFAPATAEAVVALLDHHRVGLEGAEVAVVGRSNVVGKPLAHLLLDRNATVTVCHSRSKDLASVTARADVVVAAVGRAGLITTEHVRPGAIVIDVGTNPTADGGLVGDVDASVAARARAVTPVPGGVGPVTTALLLRHAIEAAEHS; this is encoded by the coding sequence GTGAGCGCCACCGTCCTGTCCGGCAAGGAACTCGCGGCGGCCGTCAGAGCGGACGTCGCCGAGCGGACCGCCCGCCTCGTCGCCGAGGGCCGGCCGCCCCGGCTGGTGGTGGTCACCGCCACCGACGACGACGCCAGCGCGTGGTACGTCCGGTCCATCGTCCGGGCCTCCGCGAACGTGGGCCTCGTCGGCGACGTCGTCGACCTGGGCGCGGACGCCGCACCCGAGGCCATCTCGGCGCGGCTGGCCGAGCTGGGCGCCGACCCCGGCGTCCACGCGATCATGCTGCAGACGCCGCTGCCGGGCTCGACGGCGCTGGAGGAGATGGCGTCGTCCATCCCGTTCGAGAAGGACGTGGACGGGGCCAACCCGCTGTCGCTCGGGCGCCTGGCCTCCGGCCTGCCGGCCTTCGCGCCCGCCACGGCCGAGGCCGTCGTGGCCCTGCTCGACCATCACCGGGTCGGTCTCGAAGGCGCGGAGGTGGCCGTCGTGGGCCGGTCCAACGTGGTCGGCAAGCCGCTGGCGCACCTGCTGCTCGACCGGAACGCGACGGTGACGGTCTGCCACTCGCGTTCCAAGGACCTCGCCTCCGTCACCGCACGCGCCGATGTCGTCGTCGCCGCAGTCGGACGGGCGGGCCTGATCACGACCGAGCACGTCCGTCCGGGCGCCATCGTGATCGACGTCGGCACCAACCCGACCGCGGACGGCGGACTGGTCGGCGACGTCGACGCCTCCGTCGCCGCACGCGCCCGCGCCGTCACGCCGGTTCCGGGTGGCGTCGGCCCGGTCACCACCGCGCTCCTGCTCCGTCATGCGATCGAAGCCGCCGAACACTCCTGA
- a CDS encoding SAM-dependent methyltransferase, with product MTSKAADVNPDIPQTARIWNYWLGGKDHFAVDRQVGDEILKVIPNMALFARATRQFLQRAVHHLAADLGVTQFLDIGTGLPTADNTHEVAQRANPSARVVYVDNDPLVLTQARALLVGSPEGRTAYLHADLREPEEILAKAADTLDFTEPIALLLMGVLGHITDYDEARSLIRRLTDALPSGSHLVLYDATNVVDPASAEAIDIWNRSAEPPYVLRTPQQLEGFFDGLEILPPGVVSCPLWHPPADDTDEAPEIDEFGGVGRKP from the coding sequence ATGACGAGCAAGGCAGCGGACGTCAATCCAGACATTCCTCAGACGGCTCGGATCTGGAACTACTGGCTGGGCGGCAAGGACCACTTCGCCGTGGACCGGCAGGTGGGCGACGAGATCCTGAAGGTCATCCCGAACATGGCGCTGTTCGCGCGCGCCACCCGGCAGTTCCTTCAGCGCGCCGTCCACCACCTGGCGGCCGACCTCGGCGTGACGCAGTTCCTCGACATCGGCACCGGGCTGCCGACCGCCGACAACACTCACGAGGTCGCGCAGCGGGCGAACCCTTCGGCGCGCGTGGTGTACGTGGACAACGACCCGCTCGTCCTCACCCAGGCCCGCGCCCTGCTGGTCGGCTCGCCGGAGGGGAGGACCGCCTACCTGCACGCCGACCTGCGCGAGCCGGAGGAGATCCTCGCCAAGGCCGCCGACACCCTGGACTTCACCGAGCCGATCGCGCTCCTCCTGATGGGCGTCCTCGGCCACATCACCGACTACGACGAGGCGCGTTCCCTCATCCGGCGCCTGACCGACGCCCTGCCCAGCGGCAGCCATCTCGTCCTCTACGACGCCACCAACGTCGTGGACCCGGCCTCCGCCGAAGCCATCGACATCTGGAACCGCTCCGCCGAGCCCCCCTACGTCCTGCGCACCCCCCAGCAGCTCGAAGGCTTCTTCGACGGACTGGAGATCCTTCCCCCCGGCGTCGTCTCCTGCCCTCTCTGGCATCCCCCCGCCGACGACACCGACGAAGCCCCCGAAATCGACGAATTCGGCGGCGTAGGCCGCAAACCCTGA
- a CDS encoding DUF952 domain-containing protein, with protein sequence MSSIFHVADRSAWAATTPSTPYAWSSRDLPLTEAGFIHCCTEPQLPHVLTTYYADADPATLCLLEIDPSSLDVRYEPAPTGDLFPHLYSPLPLSSVIRVLPLPNTR encoded by the coding sequence ATGTCCTCCATCTTCCATGTCGCCGACCGCTCGGCTTGGGCCGCGACCACCCCTTCGACCCCCTACGCCTGGTCCTCCCGCGACCTCCCCTTGACCGAGGCCGGCTTCATCCACTGCTGCACCGAGCCCCAGCTCCCCCACGTCCTCACCACCTACTACGCCGACGCCGACCCCGCCACCCTCTGCCTCCTGGAGATCGACCCCTCATCCCTGGACGTCCGCTACGAGCCCGCCCCCACCGGCGACCTCTTCCCCCACCTCTACTCCCCCCTCCCCCTCTCGTCCGTAATCCGTGTTCTCCCACTCCCCAACACCCGCTAG
- a CDS encoding DNA polymerase III subunit gamma and tau — protein sequence MSLALYRKYRPATFGELKGQEHVAEPLQQALRNGRVNHAYLFSGPRGCGKTSSARILARSLNCEQGPTPDPCGVCDSCVALGPGGAGHLDVIEIDAASHGGVDDARDLRERAFFSPVSARFKIYIIDEAHMVTREGFNALLKLVEEPPPHLKFVFATTEPEKVIGTIRSRTHHYPFRLIPPKTLQELLEEILGAEDVPFEEAALPLVVRAGAGSARDSLSILDQLLAGSDEAGITYARAVSLLGYTDAALLDEVVDAFAQRDGAAVFAAIDRVIESGQDPRRFAADLLGRFRDLVIMANVPEATTTGLIDGPADELDRMKVQAAAMGPADLTRAADLMHSGLTEMRGATSPRLLLELISARILLPGAYGNESALLARLDRVERSGPPAGSYAPPSGGALPSPPSAPARQAPAAPPAPAPARPAAQAPTPPAPPVEAARPQPAQQPPKVADWADEPAPAPTPAAPEPPRAPAAAPRSDPRPAEDGWGAPAQPAAAQAPTGGGGGVDVHGIRQHWPRILESVQRRSRVAWMSIMEGVAPASVEGNLLTIAFDHEGKRKNFVNGRRDGVLAEVLKELFGVEWRIEAVLGGSLPAAPPRPPAAAPPAVWDAPRPAAPAPAPAAAPEPPRPQAPRPPAAAQAPQPPKGPAPAAPAPDDPLPPPPDGPDDLDESDGLGRADFGLALIQRELGGQIIGEVPTS from the coding sequence ATGAGTCTGGCTCTCTACCGCAAGTACCGCCCGGCCACCTTCGGTGAGCTCAAGGGGCAGGAACATGTGGCCGAACCGCTCCAGCAGGCCCTGCGCAACGGTCGGGTCAACCACGCCTACCTGTTCAGCGGGCCGCGCGGCTGCGGCAAGACCTCCAGTGCCCGGATCCTCGCCCGCTCCCTGAACTGCGAGCAGGGCCCCACGCCCGACCCCTGCGGGGTCTGCGATTCCTGTGTGGCGCTCGGCCCCGGCGGCGCCGGCCACCTCGACGTCATAGAGATCGACGCGGCCTCGCACGGTGGTGTCGACGACGCCCGTGATCTCCGGGAACGCGCCTTCTTCTCGCCGGTCTCCGCGCGGTTCAAGATCTACATCATCGACGAGGCCCACATGGTCACCCGGGAGGGGTTCAACGCCCTCCTGAAGCTGGTCGAGGAGCCTCCGCCGCACCTGAAGTTCGTGTTCGCGACGACCGAGCCCGAGAAGGTCATCGGGACGATCCGGTCGCGGACCCACCACTACCCGTTCCGGCTGATCCCGCCGAAGACCCTCCAGGAGCTGCTGGAGGAGATCCTCGGCGCGGAGGACGTGCCGTTCGAGGAGGCGGCGCTGCCGCTGGTCGTGCGGGCCGGCGCGGGCTCGGCGCGCGACTCCCTGTCGATCCTCGACCAGCTCCTCGCCGGATCCGACGAGGCGGGCATCACCTACGCGCGGGCCGTCTCCCTGCTCGGGTACACCGACGCCGCCCTGCTGGACGAGGTCGTCGACGCGTTCGCCCAGCGTGACGGGGCCGCCGTCTTCGCCGCGATCGACCGGGTGATCGAGAGCGGCCAGGACCCGCGCCGCTTCGCCGCCGACCTCCTCGGCCGCTTCCGCGATCTGGTGATCATGGCGAACGTGCCTGAGGCGACGACGACGGGGCTGATCGACGGTCCCGCCGACGAACTCGACAGGATGAAGGTCCAGGCCGCGGCGATGGGCCCGGCCGACCTCACCAGGGCCGCCGACCTCATGCACAGCGGCCTTACCGAGATGCGCGGGGCGACGTCTCCGCGGCTTCTCCTTGAGCTGATCTCCGCCCGGATCCTTCTGCCGGGCGCCTACGGCAACGAATCCGCGCTGCTCGCCCGGTTGGACCGCGTTGAGCGCTCGGGTCCTCCGGCTGGTTCTTACGCGCCTCCTTCGGGCGGTGCCCTGCCGTCCCCGCCTTCGGCCCCGGCCCGTCAGGCTCCGGCGGCGCCCCCGGCGCCCGCCCCCGCCCGCCCGGCCGCGCAGGCGCCGACGCCTCCGGCCCCGCCCGTCGAGGCGGCGCGCCCGCAGCCCGCGCAGCAGCCGCCGAAGGTCGCCGACTGGGCCGACGAGCCCGCTCCCGCGCCGACGCCCGCCGCGCCCGAGCCTCCGAGGGCCCCGGCCGCCGCGCCGCGGTCCGACCCCAGGCCGGCCGAGGACGGATGGGGCGCCCCCGCTCAGCCCGCGGCCGCGCAGGCCCCGACGGGTGGCGGCGGCGGTGTCGACGTGCACGGGATCCGCCAGCACTGGCCGCGGATCCTCGAGTCGGTGCAGCGCCGCAGCCGGGTCGCCTGGATGTCGATCATGGAGGGGGTGGCCCCCGCCTCGGTCGAGGGCAACCTGCTGACGATCGCGTTCGACCACGAGGGCAAGCGCAAGAACTTCGTCAACGGCCGCCGTGACGGGGTGCTCGCCGAGGTGCTCAAGGAACTGTTCGGCGTGGAGTGGCGGATCGAGGCGGTGCTCGGCGGGTCGCTGCCCGCGGCCCCGCCGCGCCCGCCCGCCGCCGCGCCGCCCGCTGTCTGGGACGCCCCCCGCCCCGCCGCGCCCGCCCCGGCCCCGGCCGCCGCGCCCGAGCCGCCACGCCCCCAGGCCCCGCGCCCGCCCGCCGCCGCCCAGGCCCCGCAGCCGCCGAAGGGCCCCGCGCCCGCAGCCCCCGCACCGGACGACCCGCTCCCCCCGCCCCCTGACGGCCCCGACGACCTCGACGAGTCCGACGGCCTCGGCAGGGCCGATTTCGGCCTCGCCCTGATCCAACGTGAACTCGGCGGCCAGATCATCGGCGAGGTCCCCACCTCCTGA
- a CDS encoding YbaB/EbfC family nucleoid-associated protein — translation MAVEPGFDMQRLLEQAQAVQQQLFAAQQELADAEVEGTSGGGLVKATMNGQGEITALVIDPKAIDGGDPAETAETVADLVIAAIRDAARAAAELQQNTMGPLAQGMPGLPGF, via the coding sequence ATGGCCGTGGAGCCCGGTTTCGACATGCAGCGGTTGCTGGAGCAGGCGCAGGCGGTGCAGCAGCAGCTGTTCGCGGCGCAGCAGGAGCTGGCCGACGCGGAGGTCGAGGGGACCTCTGGCGGCGGCCTGGTCAAGGCGACGATGAACGGCCAGGGCGAGATCACCGCGCTGGTCATCGACCCGAAGGCGATCGACGGGGGAGACCCCGCCGAGACCGCGGAGACGGTCGCCGACCTGGTGATCGCGGCGATCCGGGACGCGGCGCGCGCCGCCGCCGAGCTCCAGCAGAACACGATGGGCCCGCTCGCGCAGGGCATGCCCGGTCTGCCGGGGTTCTGA
- the recR gene encoding recombination mediator RecR, producing MYEGVVQNLIDELGRLPGVGPKGAQRIAFHLLNADPAEVMRLADALREVKEKVRFCRVCGNVAEETECRICRDVRRDRAVICVVEESKDVVAIEKTREFRGTYHVLGGAISPIEGVGPEDLRIRELMQRLADGEVTELILATDPNLEGEATATYLARLVKPMNLKVTRLASGLPVGGDLEYADEVTLGRAFEGRRLLDV from the coding sequence ATGTACGAGGGTGTCGTCCAGAACCTGATCGACGAGCTGGGAAGGCTCCCGGGGGTCGGGCCCAAGGGCGCCCAGCGCATCGCCTTCCATCTGCTGAACGCCGATCCGGCCGAGGTCATGCGCCTCGCCGACGCGCTGCGCGAGGTGAAGGAGAAGGTCAGGTTCTGCCGGGTCTGCGGGAACGTGGCCGAGGAGACCGAGTGCCGGATCTGCCGTGACGTCCGGCGGGACCGCGCCGTGATCTGCGTCGTGGAGGAGTCCAAGGACGTCGTCGCGATCGAAAAGACCAGGGAGTTCCGCGGGACGTATCACGTTCTCGGCGGGGCGATCAGCCCGATCGAGGGCGTCGGGCCGGAAGATCTTCGTATCCGGGAGCTGATGCAGCGGCTCGCGGACGGGGAGGTGACCGAGCTCATCCTCGCCACCGACCCGAATCTTGAGGGCGAGGCGACGGCGACGTACCTGGCCCGGCTCGTGAAACCGATGAACCTGAAGGTGACCCGGCTGGCGAGCGGTCTTCCCGTAGGGGGGGACCTGGAGTACGCCGACGAGGTCACGTTGGGCCGCGCTTTCGAAGGACGGAGATTGCTCGATGTCTAG
- a CDS encoding DUF5063 domain-containing protein, with product MSSANTPKDWDDLAERVVLHVENYLAGLERCARGEAGSQMVSVLLLEVAQVMLAGAQLGASPDVVLPDNWEPEIGPDPDLDVVRQGLAERLPVVDDYIEVFDPYKDVETTSYRLSDDLVDVASDLVHGLRHFKAGRTMEALWWWQYSYLNHWGNHGGAALRALHAVVSGVRLDVAEERLVDAEPVDPAEATEPTGQPKPADLVTT from the coding sequence ATGTCTAGTGCGAACACCCCGAAGGACTGGGACGACCTGGCGGAACGGGTCGTCCTGCATGTGGAGAACTATCTGGCGGGCCTGGAGCGCTGCGCGCGCGGCGAGGCGGGGAGCCAGATGGTGTCGGTGCTCCTCCTGGAGGTCGCCCAGGTGATGCTGGCGGGCGCCCAGCTGGGGGCGAGCCCGGACGTGGTGCTGCCCGACAACTGGGAGCCGGAGATCGGCCCCGACCCCGACCTCGACGTCGTCCGCCAGGGCCTGGCCGAGCGGCTGCCCGTGGTGGACGACTACATCGAGGTCTTCGACCCGTACAAGGACGTGGAGACCACGTCCTACCGGCTGTCGGACGACCTCGTGGACGTCGCGTCCGACCTCGTCCACGGGCTGCGCCACTTCAAGGCGGGCCGGACCATGGAGGCCCTGTGGTGGTGGCAGTACAGCTACCTGAACCACTGGGGCAACCACGGCGGGGCGGCGCTGCGCGCGCTGCACGCGGTCGTCTCGGGCGTCCGCCTGGACGTCGCCGAGGAGCGCCTGGTCGACGCGGAACCGGTCGACCCCGCCGAGGCGACCGAGCCGACGGGGCAGCCCAAGCCCGCAGACCTGGTCACCACCTGA